tttttctttatttccttcttttatggaagaagcaaagttatcatagagaaagagaagaaacagAGTAGAAGTAAAAAGGAGGATAAGGCATCCTCCTAAACTATAGACCAATTCTCCAACATATTGACATTTCTTCATGGTACACATGATTCTTCTATTAGGGTACCAATGAAGAAGAATCTTGCTGGCTGCAtcatcctttttcttttcctttaagGCCTAACATGCATGCAAAGGACATAGTGGCCTAATTACAATTTGGAAAATATGTTTTCAGCTACAGATAAATCATCTTCGGTGCATCAACTGGACTTTCGAATTTAACTTGCAGTTCAGCAAACAGAACTGCTCAATGCTCATAAGTTTGGAAATAGGTGAAAAGGTAGACAATTCAACTTCAACTAAACTTTTTCTGTCTCTCCAACTCCAAATAGGAAAATATTCTCAGTCCATTCTATGTTTGATGAATTTAACGTCATCGCTCATTTGAAAAAAAGAGTAAGAAATGGCATTATCATTTTGTTCAAGTGATACCTCTGGGATAGGTTGTCTGAAAGAAATCTTTCCTCTATATCCTTGGAATTCTTTCTAACATCCAAATTTAGGCCCTCAAGCTTCGAGCAAGGCTCAAAGTCAGTTGCATGATCCCttgtcctacttataagaatgATGTAAATGATGCATTAAGACAAgacataattaatatataattaataaattaatagttaGGAAGACCTTTCTGCATACTTGTGTATATATAGAGTACTAAACATAAACTGGATTTCACACCTCTTATGAGAGGATACAGCTCCTCCATTAGTTGCATCATTAGATGGCCCTGGGCTAGAATGAGAACTTGCAATTTCTTGCTCTTCACCATCTGTCTGAGCTGAAATATTCTGTCAAACAAGTGATGGACAAGAAGATTATGTATATTCACAAAAAAATGTAACAATTaacaaaataacaaattaaaaaattcagaaCAGGGAAAGGTAATATTTTTAGCCCTTGGTAAACTCATACCAAAGCAGTAGTTCAAATGGGAACAAGCAACAAATGTTTATTGCTTAGTGTATACATTAAAGTCCAAAATCAGATAAAACCCCCTTATCCAAATCATTCAACGAAGTAGCATTTGTCAGGTCTTCCTAAAGAACCTTAGAAACAATTTCTAGAAACATTTCAAATGAGATAAAAAAGTGGTACCTCCAAGAAGCGTACATGGATGACAGGCCGCTTTTCCGGGTCCCTTGCCAAACTAAGAAGACTCTGATGCAATAGAACATCTTCAGCTCTATCCACATTAACATCAAGCCCATAACTGAAACAACAGCAACAGATGGGATTACAAGTGCACCCAATCTCAAAATACCCATATTTCTGAATCTCCTCTTTCAGCATGTAACATATGAGTGTATCATGATATCCCTTACGCAATCAAATgacttaatcacctagcacttcaTAACGCTAACCTAATACACATTTTAGCATCAATCTGAGGAAGCAAACTGATATTAGTTTCACCACTAAGTCTTCAACAAAACATCAAACTACGAATGCCTCCAAAATGTACTTGTGATGACCGATAGAATGATGCCAAATTAAATGTCTGGCAGAAAGGCAGTTAAACTGCTCCAACATTTTCCCCCTTAAAAGCTGATTACTTTCAAGAAGAGATACTTAAATGCTTCCCAAATTCCGTTATCATTATTAAAAGCTAGCTTGATATagtcaaaaaatcaaaatacaatAAATCTTCATTCAAGCAAATCCTACTTAATGATCAGCATAAAATGTTCTTCAACACAAAATTCCACCTCGGTAAACTCAAACTGAACCACCAATCATTACGATGCAAAACCATAATCTGCCACGAACTCCATAACAATAATCAGCCATTGAAAGCGCACATAAATGCATGCAAAGACAACAGCAATAACCAAAATTCAAACTGCcctatctaaaaataataaccgaaaatgaattaaaataaattgaaaaaaaaatgaagtaaCACAAAAACAAAGAAGACAAAAGATTATCTGTTTTTCACCGatcaaattttcttttcttacctCGGAGGCAAGCGATTGAAGTGAGCTTCAAGCAGTTCTCGAAAATCGGGATTCGACACAGCCTGATCGTGGCCGGTTTCCACCAAGCGAGTGTAGACATCGTTCCTGACGTCGTAGTTGCTGAAACCGCCGAACGTCCGCGGCGGCGACGAGCTCTCTCCGACACCTTCAACGAAATCCATTactctctcacacacacacaaacacactCTTAATGTTACTCTCTGCAGTTTCAGCTCATTCGGCcgagaaagagaaggaaaatagaagagaaaatgGAAGAGGATTCCGATGAGGAGAGAAAGTGAGCAAGAATCTTTGACTGAAATTAGAATCCGAGTTGAAAACAGAAGAAACAGACGGGGACAGAGGTTGGTAATTTGGGAGAAAAACGGAGGGTAATTTCGTCCTCCACGACCGTACAACACTTACTGGAGAATCGCGTTTTGGAGAGAGAGATCCAGTTAGAGTTAAGAGAGAGCTGAAGATTGAAGAAGTCAGCTAAGAAGGAAAAAAAGGAAACGGAACAAGTTTACATATTATGGGAATTtccatattaaaataaaatattttcagtATATTATTATGCCTTTAATAGTAACTATGGACTTTGGATTTGGATAACAAATACctacgatttttttttttttttttggtggcCGGTTACAATAATAAACTAGTAGCAATTATATGTGGAGATTTTTTAATAGAGTAATTGTGTAGTGAACTGTGAAAGTAATTGAAATAAACAGTGCACCATGTGTAATGATATAGATTGACTGATATGATACCTCATAaatattagtattattttttaataaaaatgttacTTGCATTCTAAAATCggttataatatatttatgtataaatatatataatttaatttatttttattatatattttatatttttatgtgtaTTTTAGATcgatgattaattttaataatcgAATTTAATATATACTTAACATAATTATAGTTTTAACGttatattattcaaaattattttattagattacATCATAATTAATACTCCACTAAACACTGCAAATTAGAGTATTAGACTAAAGTATGTGGACAGTGAGGTGGGATTACGAAAAGGTGCATTAAAGGTGGgtggattattattattattagcagtgtattttttataaattaaatgtgcataataattataaatataaaattaatttaatataatatattttatattttaattaaggagtcaattatttgaatttttaaatagtaaattatatattttttagggCAAATgacatatttaaataaaatcaatgAATTCGTTACGTAAATGTGCAAAACAGAAATATGTTACGTGGTTGTGCAAATTGTTATATTATATAAACCGTGGGAGCCAACCACGGTTCACTATTTGAACATAAACCGTGGCTGGTAGGGACGGTTTCTGGAAGAGAAAAATTGAGCATAAACCGTGGCTACCAACCACAGATTATGAAGGCAAAAATTAAGGCAGAAACCGTGGGTAGCTACCACGGTTTATGTGGACATGAATCTCTTCATAAAACCTTGCTACAAGCAACGGTTTATGAAGGAATGTTACTTTAGATAAAACCCTGTAGCCTACAGCGGTTTATGAGGAGTGaaaatctatatatatgttggtGAGATTCAGGTGCCTGAGCGAGAGATCATTATCATAATGGCAAGTGAGGAGGAGAGTGTTCTTGTTCTAGTGCATTGCTctggaaaaattaaaaaaagcaaaagataTGGTGTGAAGTTCACTGACAGAGAACCGGTGAGTGTTTTCATCAGTTCAACAAGCACGTTGTCAGATCTAAAGAACAGCATTTTACAGAAGGTTGGGATTTCTGGTAGCAAGTTTGTGAAGAAGTTGTTCTACAAGATTCCCATTGCAGTTGTCTCGACCCGGGTTCAGTATGACACCTTTGTGCTAGCGGCTGATGAAGACATTAGGGTTCTGTTCCATTGTGTCAGAAGTTTTCCAGAGGTCAGAATACACGAGTTATTCGCAAAGTTGGATGTTGGGGTGGATAGTTCTGGGGCATCAGCTCCATTACATAACTCAAGTGGCGTAGGAGGTGCGTCTTGTTCGATGCCTGTGATAGCACCGGCTGTTCCGCTAGTGGCATCCCCATCATTCGCGGCTGATTTAGATCGATTGGAGGCTGTTGGTTCTGCACCTTTGCAGGATCCAGGGGTCCGTGGGCAGGCATATGAGGTGGGCACCGGTGGAGGCTTGATTCCTGATGTGCAAGGGTTTGGAGAACCTGATCGAGTAGAGAACGCAATGTATGATGATGAGTCTGACCAGGAGCCTGTAGATATCATTGGGGACAGTGATGATGACACAGGTGGCAATCCACCTACACGGCATGGGGCTTCAAGTTCTGGCACTCAGCAATACCCTCCACACTTCTCGACTCTAAACTTGGAGGCTCTGGGTGAACAGGCGGCTGATGGTGGTCCCACAGTTGGTGGGTCTTCTACGGAATTTCAGATTGGGCAGTCATTCCAAAGTAAAGAAGAGGCTGTGTTGAGTGTGAAGGACTACAACATCCGTCGAGGTGTTGAGTACAGGGTCATCGAATCAGATCATCTGAAATATCATGGAAAATGCAAGGAGTTTGGCAAGGGTTGCACTTGGTTGATTCGCGTAGCGCTCCGTGCACGCAAGGGCACTTGGGAGGTTCGGAGGTACAACGGCCCACACACCTGCTTAGCTACGTCTATATCGAGTGATCACCGGCAGCTGGATTACCACGTTATTTGTGCGAGGATTCTTCCGTTGATTAGGACAGATGCTGCGGTTACGGTAAAGGTATTGCAACAAGCTACAGAGGCAGACTACGGTTTCAGGCCTAGTTACAGGAAGGTTTGGCTAGCCAAACAGAAGGCAGTGGCACAAATATATGGAGATTGGGAAGAATCGTATGCGGAGTTGCCACGTTGGATGCTAGGTGTACAGTCTACCATGCCTGGGGCAGTTACTGTTCTGAAGACCTCTCCTGTTCGTGTTGGGGGTGAGGTTGATGAGTCCACGGTGTATTTTCATCGACTTTTTTGGACATTTCCACCGTGTATCGAGGCATTTCGGCATTGTAAGCCCCTCGTCAGTATTGATGGCACCCACTTGTATGGCAAGTATGGAGGGACGCTGCTATTGGCCATAGCGCAAGATGGGAACTCGAACATCCTTTCCATCGCATTCGCCCTTGTTGAGGGAGAAAATGCAGAGTCATGGTCTTTCTTCTTGTCCAACCTACGATCGCATGTGACGCCACAGGAGGGCATCCTTGTTATCTCTGATAGGCACAATGGCATCAAGTCAGCACTTGAGGCACCTGAGACTGGATGGCTACCTCCACATGCCTATCGTGCCTACTGCATCCGTCATGTGGCTGCAAATTTTGCCCTTACCTTTAAAGGTAAGGATGCGAGGAGGATGTTGGTCAATGCTGCATATGCTAAAACTGAAGCAGAGTTTTATTATTGGTTTGACATCATGCGGTCTGAGAATCCGACAATGTGTGACTGGGCCAATCGGATGGAATACGAGAAGTGGACACAACATGAGGATAGTGGTAGACGGTTCGGGCACATGACAACCAACATTAGTGAATGTGTGAATTCCGTGTTAAAGGGAACTCGCAACCTCCCGGTGACATCGTTGGTTAAGCCAACGTACGGGAGACTTGCAGAGCTATTCGTTATCCGTGGACAGACAGCAGAGGCACAACTCGGATCCGGGCAAGAGTTTTGTCAGGCTTTGGTTAAGGCTATAGAAAGGAACATAAGAGAATCAAGGTGCTTCACAGTGACGTTATACGACAGGCATCAATCCGAGTACACTGTGGCCGAGACAACACCGACTGGGAACCTTTCTCTGGGTAGCTACAGAGTTTCCCTTAAGGACCAAACATGTGATTGTGGCCACTTTCAGGCGCTCCACTATCCCTGTTGCCACGCAATTGCTTGTTGTGCCTACTCACGCCTTAATTGGGCCTCCTATGTTCACGAGGTCTATCTTATGAGTGAGGTGTTCAACGTATACAAGCAGGGTTTTGTTCCGCCTATCCCAGAAGGGCTATGGCCCCCCTATGCTGGTCCAACCGTCATTCCCGATCCTAACATGAGGCGTGCAAAGGAAGGTCGTCCGAAGGCAACCAGGATCCGTGGTAGTATGGATCGGACTGCCGATAACCTGCCGAAGCGATGTGGACTATGTCGTCAGCCTGGGCATACGAGGCGGAGCTGTGAGCAACGACTGCATCATGCTGGAGGGGGTTCTTAGATGTTATGAAGTTGAGATTGTTGTCTTTTTTGTTTAAGTTATTTTAGTTACTCTTGGTATAAGTTATGTAAGGTTTGATCCTAAAATGAATGTGAAAATGTTTGTTTAGTGAACTAAAGTGATAATGTTTAactcagttttttttttacatcaGTAATTGTCAtagatataaatatattaaataattatcacATACACCTTCGTAGCCATACAGAATGATagttttataaatattaattaaatggCTAATAATATTTCACATAACACCTAAAACGTTTCACCCTAAACATCATACTAAGAACACAAAACAACAAGATAATAAAAAACATAACTAGTCAGAATCCTCAATGGTATCACTGTCATCATCGTCAAACTGACCAAGAAGATGACCTCCGGTGCCACACAAAAGAGGACGCCTCTCCCTCCTAGGTCTCTGCTCTGGCTCTACTGCTGCTGTCGCTCGGGGAACGACACTGTATGCTGAAGCTGGTGTCCCACCCAACGGGATCCAAGGCTCGTAAGGAGAAGCTGCAGGCTGGTTCAGGTCAACGGGCAACTGAGCCTGAACATCAGTAGTGGGTGGCTGCTGAGCAGTAAAATGGGGATGAACCTCAGGCATCTCTGGTCTATAGTGGGTGGCATCGTCCGCCCTGAGCATGTCTGCTATATCTCTAAAGAACTCTGACTGACTAACATGGTCATCTATGTCCATCCCGACAGCAGCGGTCGTAAAGTCACCAAATGCCTGTGGCTCAAAACTCCCAAACATCTGAGAGCTACTACCGACATCGTACGTGGGCTGATCCATCCCTGTAGCTGAACCACCGACATCATCAGCAGCACCGTGCTGAGTAACCTCATCCTCAACCGCAGGTCCTCGACCACGTGAACGTGCACCACCATCCGGTCCAGGCTGTCGTCTGGCTCTACGACGAGGGACACGATGATCGACCGCATCACCAACCCCAGGAACTGGCTGGTCCTCCTCCATACGATCGACCAGCCATCGCCACTCTCGATTCGTAATCCGGGTGCCTATACGGCGTCGCCGATCGACACGCCTATTATCTGGTCTGTCGTAAACGTGCACCCTGGGGGGGCCTGGGACGACCCTCTGTGAATAGCCTCCTCGGTCAAAACAATCGGCCTCGGATCCTGAAATGCAACATCTGCGGAGAGGAATCTGTGGGCCACACGGCACCACCAGTCCAAGTACTCAGCTGATGGACCGGGGTCAGCGGCTCGCTGGACCGGTATGACTAAATAAAGCCGGTTCTCCCAATGCTCATGCCACTCTCGATAATATCTAGGGAACCATCGGTCTCCACCCCTGCCATCCTTGCCATGTAACCAATCTATGTTCAGAGTTGGGTGAGGAAGATGCTGCACACCGCCGAACTGAGGAATCACCCGATCCACCTGATGCCACTCAATCGCAGCAAAATATATCAGGCTAGTGATGGCCGTCCATAACCTACGGTGCTGGTCAAGTAGTATCTCCGGATGAATAATAGAAGCAACCTCGGCAGATGAATATGGCTCCCACACAAACTGTTTCAAAATAGGACACCTCCGTCAACGCATAAAATAAATTCTACACTATTCCAAGTAAGAGAAAAAACTAAATGACTCACATCCTGGACACGCAATCGATCCAACATAAGGCGTGCAGATAAGACTCTTTGACCCACTGCATCGTTTCTAGGTAGATAAGAAGCCCACCTACAATTACAATTGAAATAATGTCATCACAAAGAAGTAAATAGCTTGTTTAACAAGTAATGAAACCAAAATTATTAAAGGGTACCTCGATGCAAGCGGAAACCCGAATCCATCAAAACCACCAGGTCTCAAGCTGGGAaacctccagaaaatccaagactgaagaagctGCAGTGGCCCGGCCAAGTTAACAACATTTCTGTTTGTCCCACGACAGAGACATCTGTACAACCAGGCAAGTGCCGCCGAACCCCAGCTGTATCTCCCCAACTCGTCCAACGACGCCAAATAAGGCAACCAGCGAAGGTGGACCCGGTTCGCATTTTTGTCGGCGAATAATTGGGAGGACAAGAGCATGACAATATAAGCTCGCGCGTATATACGCACGGTATCCTCGCTAGCATCCGCTGGGAGAACCCGGAACCTCTCATGGAACCATGTGTAGCACACTGTCATCTGCTTTACCTTATTCTGCGGAGGTAACTCACCAAACAAATCGCGAAACCAGTCCCATGCCGGTCTGCCATTTTCCATCAGATTCTCAAAGTCAGTCAGGCACCCACTAACAGGCTCCCCATCGATCGGCAAACCAAGCTGATATGCCACATCTTGCAACGTGATAGTGCACTCACCAAATGGCATGTGGAAGGTGTGCGTTTCAGGACGCCACCGCTCAATAAATGCGCTGAGTAGAGGCTCGTCAACCCAGAACCAGTGACTGTTCAGTCTAGCCAAATGATACAACCCGGCGGTCTCCAGGTACGGTATGATCCGCTCGTGTAAAGGCATATTCTGTTGCCTCCTCACGCCACTAATAACCCTAGTGGGCTGCAATATGTAGGTAAAAAAACCCCTCAACATACGACCAATACTAAACAAATCATATTccatttataaaaaaatttaaataaatataaacatatgttttccattttcttttagaTTATACTAAGAAAGATCACGAAAGccaaaataatgataaaaatacCAACAACAATAACTCAACTACGAATAACAGCATTTACGAGACCAACACCTACAgctactaataaaaataaaggtaATACTGATAACTACGATTATCATAATagtaacaaaattaataatctaaataaataatcatctaaacaatactaataaaataaattgactCAATTAATAATGAAACAATAATATTTACTATataaataataagaa
The genomic region above belongs to Arachis stenosperma cultivar V10309 chromosome 5, arast.V10309.gnm1.PFL2, whole genome shotgun sequence and contains:
- the LOC130981557 gene encoding uncharacterized protein LOC130981557, with the translated sequence MASEEESVLVLVHCSGKIKKSKRYGVKFTDREPVSVFISSTSTLSDLKNSILQKVGISGSKFVKKLFYKIPIAVVSTRVQYDTFVLAADEDIRVLFHCVRSFPEVRIHELFAKLDVGVDSSGASAPLHNSSGVGGASCSMPVIAPAVPLVASPSFAADLDRLEAVGSAPLQDPGVRGQAYEVGTGGGLIPDVQGFGEPDRVENAMYDDESDQEPVDIIGDSDDDTGGNPPTRHGASSSGTQQYPPHFSTLNLEALGEQAADGGPTVGGSSTEFQIGQSFQSKEEAVLSVKDYNIRRGVEYRVIESDHLKYHGKCKEFGKGCTWLIRVALRARKGTWEVRRYNGPHTCLATSISSDHRQLDYHVICARILPLIRTDAAVTVKVLQQATEADYGFRPSYRKVWLAKQKAVAQIYGDWEESYAELPRWMLGVQSTMPGAVTVLKTSPVRVGGEVDESTVYFHRLFWTFPPCIEAFRHCKPLVSIDGTHLYGKYGGTLLLAIAQDGNSNILSIAFALVEGENAESWSFFLSNLRSHVTPQEGILVISDRHNGIKSALEAPETGWLPPHAYRAYCIRHVAANFALTFKGKDARRMLVNAAYAKTEAEFYYWFDIMRSENPTMCDWANRMEYEKWTQHEDSGRRFGHMTTNISECVNSVLKGTRNLPVTSLVKPTYGRLAELFVIRGQTAEAQLGSGQEFCQALVKAIERNIRESRCFTVTLYDRHQSEYTVAETTPTGNLSLGSYRVSLKDQTCDCGHFQALHYPCCHAIACCAYSRLNWASYVHEVYLMSEVFNVYKQGFVPPIPEGLWPPYAGPTVIPDPNMRRAKEGRPKATRIRGSMDRTADNLPKRCGLCRQPGHTRRSCEQRLHHAGGGS